A single window of Denticeps clupeoides unplaced genomic scaffold, fDenClu1.1, whole genome shotgun sequence DNA harbors:
- the LOC114774270 gene encoding C2 calcium-dependent domain-containing protein 4A-like, which yields MFALRGATKPDGGLAARLVTRQPPLTPERIPNFTIPPRLRLLRSPGARSSAGDLSALLSPGLRAARPGALRLPSPGASPRRLRFRLGAGRKRAGQDQWDPSAQPMEHVERITTPYGFQALAESPHVGRRESLLLKDRAPSAASRAPAPRPRLLRRSSRSLSCDDETLAHILEAAGPGGPSLTPDPVPVPRPSRRGLKVLLDKPLATLRSLTPGRRRKEASRPAGSPDPTL from the coding sequence ATGTTCGCGTTGAGAGGCGCCACGAAGCCCGACGGAGGCCTCGCCGCCCGCCTGGTGACCCGCCAGCCGCCGCTGACCCCGGAGCGAATCCCGAACTTCACCATCCCGCCCAGGCTGCGGCTCCTCCGCTCGCCCGGAGCGCGGAGCTCCGCCGGCGACCTGTCGGCGCTGCTGTCGCCGGGGCTCCGGGCGGCGCGGCCGGGCGCGCTGCGTCTCCCGTCTCCCGGCGCGTCGCCGCGGCGCCTCCGCTTCAGGCTCGGGGCGGGCCGGAAGCGCGCCGGGCAGGACCAGTGGGACCCGTCCGCCCAGCCCATGGAACACGTGGAGAGGATCACCACCCCGTACGGCTTCCAGGCCCTGGCCGAGAGTCCCCACGTCGGGCGACGGGAGTCGCTGCTGCTGAAGGACCGCGCCCCGTCCGCGGCGTCCCGCGCCCCCGCTCCTCGGCCCCGGCTCCTGAGGCGGAGCAGCCGCTCCCTGTCCTGCGACGACGAGACCCTGGCCCACATCCTGGAGGCCGCGGGACCTGGAGGGCCGAGCCTGACCCCCGACCCCGTCCCTGTCCCCAGGCCGAGCAGGCGGGGGCTGAAGGTGCTGCTCGACAAGCCGCTGGCGACGCTGCGCAGCCTCACCCCAGGGCGCAGGAGGAAGGAGGCTTCCAGGCCCGCAGGCTCGCCAGATCCCACCTTGTGA
- the ints3 gene encoding integrator complex subunit 3 has product MEPSPAKGKPQGRLVVSTTLDAKDELEERLERCAGIVSSISNGLSEREANDALTAHVCKGPQQHEEVCLGLFTILLTEPPQAQRCYRDLTLVNRDGMNVVLMKINQILMEKFLKLQDVCRTQLVWLVRELVKSGVIGVDGVLMTLMKQIAGGDISSKNLWLAENVLEILVEQREWVLKSALLVAMSVYTYLRLIVDHGTPNLLPLRQKEVDFCIGLLRERFMDCFIIGRDLVRLLQNVARIPELEQLWRDLLHNPQTLSPQFTGLLQLLTSRTSRKFLACRLTPDMETKLLFMTSRVRFGQQKRYQDWFQRQYLSTAESQSLRCDLIRYICGVVHPSNEVLSSDILPRWAIIGWLLTTCTSNVAASNAKLALFYDWLFFNPEKDSIMNIEPAILVMHHSMKPHPAITATLLDFMCRIIPHFYPPLEVQVRQGVFNSLNFIMEKRVLAHLAPLFDNPKLDRELRSMLRERFPEFCSSPSHPTEVKMEESVPLEMDNHVLDKEDGCYDNTDATFSDDEEEVNNKGKKREFRFHPIKETYIDEPADIMPYIDQLDETLKEKVLQLQKLSDTETQCEVMQEIVDLILEEDFDSEQMSALASCLAELFKSHFRGDVLPEEITEESLEESVCKPVCLVFRNLCQMQEDNSGFSVLLDMLAELYQKQPKIGYHLLYYLKASKAAAGKMSLYESFAQATALGDLHTCLMMDMKACQEDDVRLLCYLTPSIYTEFPDETLRSGELLNMIVAVIDSTQLQELMCHVMMGNLVMFRKDSVLNILIQSLDWETFEQYSTWQLFLAHSIPLETIIPILQHLKYKEHPEALSCLLLQLRKEKPTEEMVKMVLSRPCHTEDQFTTSILRHWAAKHDDLLGEHIKALLIKNNNMPRKRQSLRSSSSKLAQLTLEQMLEHLDNLRLNLTNTKNNFFTQTPILQALQHVQASCDEAHKMRFSDLFALAEEYEDSTKPPKSRRKAPATSPRSRKGAAPPASNEEESASSSASEEEDSKPKAPKRKRKGSSAVGSDSD; this is encoded by the exons CGTTTGGAGAGATGTGCCGGGATTGTTTCTTCCATCAGTAACGGCCTGTCAGAGCGCGAAGCCAACGACGCCCTCACTGCCCAC gtgtgTAAGGGTCCACAGCAGCATGAGGAAGTGTGTCTGGGTTTGTTTACTATCCTGCTCACAGAGCCACCGCAGGCGCAGCGA TGTTACAGAGACCTGACGCTGGTCAACCGGGACGGGATGAATGTGGTCCTGATGAAAATAAACCAGATCCTCATGGAGAAGTTCCTCAAGCTCCAGGATGTGTGTCGCACACAG TTGGTGTGGTTGGTGAGGGAGCTGGTGAAGAGTGGAGTCATCGGAGTGGACGGGGTCCTCATGACTCTGATGAAACAGATCGCTG gAGGAGACATTTCATCTAAGAACCTGTGGCTGGCTGAGAATGTGCTAGAAATCCTGGTTGAACAGAG AGAGTGGGTGCTGAAGAGTGCGTTGCTGGTGGCCATGTCGGTGTACACGTACCTGCGGCTCATCGTGGACCACGGCACGCCCAACCTGCTGCCGCTGAGGCAGAAAGAGGTGGACTTCTGCATCGGACTGCTGCGAGAGCGG tttatgGATTGCTTCATCATCGGGAGGGACCTGGTGCGCCTGCTGCAGAACGTGGCTCGGATCCCTGAGCTGGAGCAGCTGTGGAGAGACCTGCTGCACAACCCACAGACCCTCAGCCCCCAGTTCACTG GTTTGTTACAGCTGTTGACCTCACGCACTTCACGTAAATTTCTGGCCTGTCGTCTCACGCCGGACATGGAGACCAAGCTGCTCTTCATGACCTCCCGG GTGAGATTCGGCCAGCAGAAACGCTACCAGGACTGGTTCCAGAGACAGTACCTGTCCACGGCAGAGAGCCAGTCCCTGCGCTGCGACCTCATTCGCTACATCTGTGGGGTGGTTCATCCCTCCAATGAGGTTCTGAGCTCAGACATCCTGCCACGCTGGGCCATCATTGGTTGGCTGCTCACCACCTGCACG TCCAACGTTGCTGCCTCCAATGCTAAACTTGCGCTCTTTTACGACTGGCTGTTCTTCAACCCGGAGAAAGACAGCATTATGAATATTG AGCCAGCCATCTTGGTGATGCACCACTCTATGAAGCCCCATCCTGCCATCACGGCCACGTTGCTCGACTTCATGTGCCGG ATCATACCCCATTTCTACCCTCCTCTGGAGGTTCAGGTGCGACAGGGTGTATTCAACTCGCTCAACTTCATAATGGAGAAGAGGGTGCTGGC TCACCTTGCTCCTCTGTTTGATAACCCCAAGCTGGACAGGGAGCTGCGCTCCATGCTGAGAGAACGTTTCCCAGAGTTCTGCAGCTCCCCATCACACCCTACCGAAG TGAAAATGGAGGAGTCCGTTCCTCTAGAGATGGACAATCACGTGCTGGACAAGGAAGACGGTTGCTATGACAACACAGATGCCACGTTCagtgatgatgaagaggaggttAACAATAAGG GCAAAAAGAGGGAATTTAGGTTCCACCCGATCAAAGAGACGTACATTGATGAGCCTGCTGACATCATGCCTTACATAGACCAGTTGGACGAGACGTTAAAGGAGAAAGTGTTACAGCTGCAGAAACTCAG CGACACAGAGACCCAGTGTGAGGTGATGCAGGAGATTGTGGACCTGATCTTAGAG GAGGACTTTGACTCGGAGCAGATGTCCGCACTCGCCTCCTGTCTGGCTGAACTGTTCAAGAGCCACTTCAGGGGAGACGTCCTCCCTGAGGAGATCACTGAAGA GTCCCTGGAGGAGTCCGTCTGTAAACCAGTGTGCCTGGTCTTCAGGAACCTGTGTCAGATGCAGGAGGACAACAGCGGCTTCTCTGTGCTGCTGGACATGCTGGCAGAGCTTTACCAGAAGCAGCCCAAGATCGGATACCACCTGCTGTACTACCTGAAGGCCAG CAAAGCGGCAGCGGGGAAGATGAGTCTGTACGAGTCGTTTGCTCAGGCGACGGCGCTGGGCGACCTCCACACCTGCCTCATGATGGACATGAAGGCCTGTCAGGAGGACGATGTGCGTCTGCTCTGCTACCTCACTCCATCCATCTACACAGAG TTTCCTGATGAGACTCTGCGCAGTGGAGAACTCCTCAACATGATCGTGGCGGTCATCGATTCCACGCAG CTCCAGGAGCTGATGTGCCACGTCATGATGGGAAACCTTGTCATGTTTCGTAAAGACTCCGTTCTCAACATCCTTA TCCAGTCCCTGGACTGGGAGACGTTTGAACAGTACAGCACGTGGCAGCTCTTCTTGGCCCACAGTATTCCTCTGGAGACCATCATCCCCATCCTGCAGCATCTCAAATACAAGG AGCACCCTGAGGCTCTCTCTTGCTTACTGCTGCAGCTACGCAAGGAGAA GCCCACAGAGGAGATGGTGAAGATGGTGCTCAGTCGGCCGTGCCACACGGAGGACCAGTTCACCACCAGCATCTTGCGCCACTGGGCGGCCAAACACGACGATCTGCTGGGGGAACACATCAAGGCGCTGCTcatcaaaaacaacaacatgccCCGAAAGCGACAGAG TCTGCGGAGCTCCAGCAGTAAACTGGCCCAGCTGACCCTGGAACAGATGCTGGAGCACCTGGACAACCTGAGACTCAACCTCACCAACACTAAGAACAACT TCTTCACCCAGACGCCCATCCTCCAGGCCCTGCAGCACGTCCAGGCCAGCTGTGATGAAGCCCACAAGATGAG ATTCAGTGATCTCTTCGCATTGGCTGAGGAGTATGAAGACTCCACCAAACCACCAAAGTCAAGACGCAAGGCTCCAGCGACCTCCCCCCGGTCGCGTAAAGGGGCAGCCCCGCCCGCCagtaatgaggaggagagtgcaTCCAGCAGTGCCTCG GAAGAAGAAGACTCCAAACCGAAAGCCCccaagaggaagaggaaaggaTCGTCTGCTGTGGGCTCAGACAGTGACTGA